Proteins co-encoded in one Prevotella sp. E13-27 genomic window:
- a CDS encoding nucleotidyltransferase domain-containing protein — protein MRRPDIVDRIREEAHKMSSEVQTILYGSEARGDARPDSDIDLLILVNKDKLSYIDKDRIIAPFYDIELDTGIIISTLIMPRKEWENRPFLTPFQYNVNKEGITL, from the coding sequence ATGAGACGACCAGATATCGTAGATAGAATTAGGGAAGAAGCTCACAAAATGAGTTCTGAAGTGCAAACAATTCTTTATGGATCGGAGGCACGTGGTGATGCACGTCCTGACTCAGATATTGATTTGTTGATACTTGTCAATAAAGACAAACTCTCATATATAGACAAAGATCGTATCATTGCTCCATTTTATGACATAGAACTTGATACTGGTATCATCATCAGTACTCTCATTATGCCACGCAAAGAATGGGAGAATAGACCTTTCTTAACTCCATTCCAGTATAATGTAAATAAAGAAGGTATTACACTATGA
- a CDS encoding HEPN domain-containing protein, which translates to MNAVLTDENYEALSHYRQQRAHETIAEIPYLREQGYFNTAVNRLYYACYYAAVALLTKHHISSATHAGVKTMLGMHFVSKGLITKESGRAFANLFDSRQSGDYDDFVYATQEEVDELLPKAQRFIEEVDALLEQPT; encoded by the coding sequence ATGAATGCAGTATTGACCGATGAAAACTATGAGGCATTGTCTCACTATCGCCAACAGCGAGCTCATGAGACAATAGCAGAAATCCCCTATTTACGTGAACAGGGCTACTTTAATACGGCAGTAAACCGTTTGTACTATGCATGCTATTATGCTGCGGTGGCTTTACTTACCAAACATCATATCAGCTCAGCGACCCATGCTGGTGTTAAAACTATGCTCGGTATGCATTTTGTATCAAAGGGACTCATTACGAAGGAAAGTGGAAGGGCGTTTGCAAACTTGTTTGACAGTCGTCAAAGTGGTGATTATGACGATTTCGTATATGCTACACAAGAAGAGGTTGACGAGCTGTTGCCCAAGGCACAGCGGTTCATAGAAGAAGTTGATGCTTTATTAGAACAACCTACTTGA
- a CDS encoding ISL3 family transposase: MSKHPNSDKSTNNNCHNQTLEASNNDNLKISSLYPNAELSIEDVEVLPDTIHIYARSSLSYGICPYCGSHSKKIHSRYMRHVTDLPILGRRTILHLEMRKFFCHDEDCSHKTFAEQPGTEVFRYRRRSRRCEVLVSKLSLDSSAGKSSSHLRIMGIPISRATVLRDIHRMPLPVYPDIDRIGVDDWAFRKGVSYGSVIVNLRTGMIIDLLGNREEETFREWLDRHIKVQIVSRDRSTDYSAAVASTKRLIKEVADHFHLVKNASDMIARVVSENYEDYRMLVMGERKTNDISNGTNVQRQAKFNQVKILQAKGMSKGEIVKATGIFYTTVQSYMDITSLPARKSNAQVDFSMHEAYVETEYAKGRPLSKIFKDINKDGSYKSMGPYYRHFHYLSDGHRGPRKTEEQHVQAKRVAEVSHKEPLLPIHMMANIINRSVRGMKLNGQEDTLIRKLLSLKWFSTLYYAVSEFNELLKSNNPRRLTKWIEEYRHTSIERLRRFVDGVNRDLKAVMNCIVLPISNGIVEGFVNKIKEVKRCMYGRAGLELLKRKLILEPLLFQLN; this comes from the coding sequence ATGTCAAAACATCCTAATAGCGACAAAAGTACTAATAATAATTGTCATAACCAAACTTTAGAGGCATCAAATAACGACAACCTCAAAATTTCTTCCCTGTATCCGAATGCAGAACTCAGCATAGAGGATGTGGAGGTGCTTCCAGATACCATCCATATATATGCTCGTAGTTCTCTCTCCTATGGTATCTGCCCATATTGCGGCAGTCACAGTAAAAAGATACACAGCAGATATATGCGTCACGTTACAGACCTTCCCATACTCGGCAGGCGCACTATTCTTCATCTAGAGATGCGTAAGTTCTTCTGCCACGATGAAGATTGCAGCCACAAGACTTTTGCGGAGCAGCCTGGGACGGAGGTATTCCGATACCGTAGAAGAAGCAGGCGCTGTGAGGTTTTGGTGTCAAAACTGTCACTTGACTCATCGGCAGGCAAGAGCAGCAGCCATCTTCGTATAATGGGAATACCTATTAGCAGGGCAACTGTCCTTCGCGACATCCACCGCATGCCTCTTCCCGTATATCCGGATATCGATCGGATAGGTGTTGACGACTGGGCTTTCCGTAAGGGCGTATCCTATGGTAGCGTGATTGTCAATCTGCGGACGGGTATGATCATAGACCTGTTAGGTAATCGTGAGGAGGAAACTTTCAGGGAGTGGCTGGACAGACACATAAAGGTGCAGATTGTCAGTCGTGACAGATCCACCGACTACTCTGCTGCCGTCGCAAGTACCAAGCGCCTGATCAAGGAGGTTGCCGACCACTTTCATCTAGTAAAGAATGCCTCCGATATGATAGCACGTGTTGTCAGTGAAAACTACGAGGATTACAGGATGTTAGTCATGGGAGAACGCAAGACCAACGATATCAGTAATGGCACCAACGTGCAACGGCAGGCAAAATTCAATCAGGTCAAGATTCTACAGGCCAAGGGTATGAGCAAGGGTGAGATAGTCAAAGCTACCGGCATATTCTATACAACTGTACAGTCGTATATGGACATCACATCATTACCTGCCCGTAAGAGCAATGCCCAAGTTGACTTCTCAATGCACGAGGCCTATGTGGAGACGGAATACGCCAAAGGCAGGCCTCTGTCCAAGATATTCAAGGACATCAACAAAGATGGTAGCTACAAGTCAATGGGGCCTTATTACCGCCATTTCCATTATTTGTCAGATGGCCATCGGGGACCGCGTAAGACTGAAGAGCAACACGTGCAGGCAAAGCGTGTCGCTGAGGTGTCACACAAAGAACCGCTTTTGCCTATTCACATGATGGCCAATATCATAAATAGGTCTGTAAGAGGCATGAAACTCAATGGGCAAGAGGACACGCTTATCAGAAAATTGCTCTCACTGAAGTGGTTCTCAACTCTGTATTATGCAGTTTCTGAATTCAATGAACTTCTCAAGTCTAATAATCCTAGACGACTTACCAAATGGATAGAAGAATACAGACATACCTCCATTGAAAGGCTTAGACGCTTCGTTGATGGTGTGAACAGAGACCTCAAAGCCGTTATGAACTGCATCGTCTTACCTATATCCAATGGCATTGTCGAAGGATTTGTCAACAAGATAAAGGAGGTCAAACGGTGCATGTATGGCAGGGCTGGACTGGAACTGCTTAAGAGAAAACTTATTCTGGAGCCTCTGCTTTTTCAACTAAATTGA